tttcccaaacatccttatgggaaaaaatagcttaaaactcaacgtctttaaaactcaacaccactcccagaactaactgacgttgagttttaaggtaccgctgtaatcTAGTATTTggaacatgtttaaaaaaaaaacttagacCAGGGGTAAGACACAGTGAAGACTTACCAGGATTAAAACCATCCACCAGCATGGCATCAGTGTCGCTCAGGCTGCCGTTGTTGGGCGCCGGATCAACACCCAGCAGTTTACACATTAACGGGTAGATGCTCACACTGTCGAACGGCTCGGCTGTGAAATTCTTCCTGAAATCTGGTCCGAACGCTCGAAATATGGTTTTCATGTCCATTTCCTGGTTATGAAAGCCGTGGTCTCCTTTGTTCACGTAAAGGATTAATCTCTGTAAAACAtcgttaaatgttttatttaaagtttcattACAAAAACTGAGAAAGACTCTAACGATGAGGACCGAGTCTTACCGAGTTCAGATTAAAACCCAGGTCTCCGACGAGCACGATGTCCTGGATCCTGCTGTTTTTTGCGATGTGAAAATATTCAGGGATTTCTTCTCTTTTATAAACGGTTAGGTTAGGATGGGCGTCTTTCAGGGCGTTGTAGACATCCTGCACCTTGCCTTTCTTGGGTCGTATCATCCCAAATCCTCCATAATCCAGAATGTCAAAATGGGCTAAATTCTGGAAGTTCATGTACTCGTTTAATTTGATTTCCTTCACCGCTGGACTCTTCTTGATGGTGGTCATGCCGTGATCTGAGGTGATTATGACGTTGAGGTGATCGGTTAGCTTGTTCTTTCGGATGGACTCCTTCAGGTAGCCTATGTGGCGGTCGATCTGTTGGATGATTTTCCTCCTCTCATCGGTCTCTGGTCCATACTTGTGGCCAACGTTGTCCGGCTCACTATAGTAAAGAGTGACGAAGTCAAAGTCCTCCTGGGTGAACCATCCCATAACGGCATCGATTTTCTCCTTCCATTCTGTCTCGTTGTCGCTAGGATCACCGTGAACCTGCACCAGGGACCTGTCCACCGCCTGCCCGCTGTAATTCACTCCACCGCCCGGATAGAAATAAGATCCTGTCTTCAGACCCTGGAAAACATCATACATACAGGAACACCtaattataaacaatataaattctTTACTTATTCCTGACTGAGTAATAATATTTCACTGTCTCTAAGCACATGGACTCagtctttttgttttgttaaacaCCCCACTATACTATGATTATCATGTGTTTATATAAACTAGGGtaaccatacgtcctcttttttttggacctaaaaatgCGTCCGGCCGAAATTTCTAAACCACCATAAATGTCCGGGATTTGGCTTTTGTAGTCTGTGTGCGCCATTCTTTGCGTGTTTTTGAActgatttcacctttctctttaGTTGCCCAGTCCAAAAATGTATTATGTTGAacacttttatataattatatattatatacacttataAATGTCCACTCCTGACGATAACTAACACACTTTGACACGAGTGCAGTAGCTGATCACTTCTTTTCTCCAACACCAGGCTAGTTCGTATGGAGATCCATAtcatgcatggagagtcatgcactaatctccattatcccccgtctctttgcagcaccatcaatcagtcagcagaggtcataattgcaacaGAAAAATCTAGCAATCTCACCCGTGGAcgagtttttttttctctttttctccaatcccccccccccaattttctcccctaatttagtcgtatccaattaccctgattgtgttacacttcacctctaccgatacaaccctccactgctgactgaggagcttcgacacgtgagcagtaccgactgcatctttcacctgcacgaggcgagttcatatgcggaccagCCTTGTggatggagagacacacctgatcaacattattccccaactttgcacagacgccatcaatcagccagcagaggtcgtatatGCACCAgctatgaggaaccctggtctgtctcatcccaccctgaacaacagtcagtcgttgttcatgtagccgcccagcccagccagatggcagagatgagatttgatttgatgtattcgaaattcctactctggtgcgctagcgtattttactgccaCGCCACCTGAAAGGCcagagtttttatttattttttctagcTAAAGTGGAAGGTCTTGAAAAGTCAATGAAGAGAGAAAGATTGTGTGACAAAGGGTTGTAATTTTTATCTCATGTTTtcccacctctttatcctggtcagggtttcaGTAGGGCCTGTCTTCCAGAATCTCTGGGTGTGATGCACTAACACACCTGACACAGGCTGAACTTCACCCATAGACATAGCCAATAGTCTGTATGTAGCTGCCCGAatagctgatagcaccgctgaggatTTGGGGGTTTTGGATCCCATTGGTAGTGGGTTAGTGTAGTTTACCTCTGTACCACCACATATAGTTGTAATatagttgtttttaaaatgaaaaacctatgaattttgtcatttttcttgttttaattttgtatATACAGCTAGTTATTTAAGGTTATCTAAACTATAACCTGCTGAAGCATCACGTACATCCAGTAGCACTTTGAGAATCACTACCCTTGAGTACTTTTTCATTAATCACATCCCAGCCTGATGCTCAACAccactgtaagggagttttgaGAAGCAATAGATACGATGttgattattaatttaatattaagaTTAGTAGTGCAGTAAATGACTCCCCACCTGATTCTGAGCAGTTATCCACAAAGGTAAAGCTCCGTTGTCCCACCACTTGGATCGTTTCAGAGTCGCCTTATGAGTTAATTTCAGGAGAGTTGTGGAATTGAACATCATGTTATGAACAACACCGTGATCCTCGATCCATCGTCCTGCATGAaatcagtacaaaacatttcagtCACTGATGTTCAAGGGTACATGTATAAGTCCTTACAGACAGCACTATCTGATGCTATTGACTTTTCAATGGTAAAAGTAGCAGTGCTGTTTGAGGTATATGTGAAACTAACAGCAAGaaaatctgtattttttatatatatcacaGTCACAGTGTCACTGATCTGGGAAGACTGTGTTATGGCTCCCCCTTGTGGACAAACTTTCACCTGCTAAACAGAAGTGAGTAACAAACCAGGCCTATGAGGTGATTCCTAATGGATCAGCCTTTGATGACTTATATAGAACTACCAGCCACCATAGTTCCTCAACAAAATATAGATATGTCATGTATGTACATAGTTAGGTCAGGCATTTTAGGACTTTGAACATAAAGATAACCTTGATGTGGGATAAACTGTGGCGTATCTTTATAAATGCTGGTGTTATTACAATGATGTGAACCTGGAGACTTTTATCAAGATGCTGCAGAGACTATGAACTCATTATAAAGCATATAAAGCTTATCAGAAATATTAGAGTCTTAATGACTAGTGATCAATCTTTGTACCATATACAAAAATATTTGCAGAGAAATTAGAACTCTTTCAGTCAGTTtggatatattttttaatatggtGTGTCAAAAAGTCACCAAGAAATTTAAAGCATTATCAGACAGGCATGTAAACATCATAATTAATGGCTAATAAACAATATACCTGCCGTGATGGTTAGACGTTCCCATTGTTCATACATACAGTGATGCCAGTGGCCCTGCTTAGTATTATCTTAAATAATTTTAGGGTAAATAATATGACTGGCACTCCATGATATGGATAAACatgactgtttatttttaagaatGAAACTTCTTCTGATGCAAGAAATTAGCAGATATCATTAATGTTAGTAGTATATTTGAACTGGAGCATTTAAACCAGCTCTACGTATTTGCACGAGCAACAAGAATAATATCTATTTCTATTCTCAGTTTGTCTGTTTCACATTATTTTGATCAGAGTTTGATAAGTAATGACTGCACAAGAGCACTTTCCTTACCAGTAATAGTGGTAAAATGTGATGGAGATGTCATGGTGATCATTGGCGGTGTGATATATTTCGCCTTCACACCCTCCTGCACCAACATGTCTAAATTTGGTGTGTGAACATCTTCATCATAGTCCCATCTGAAACCATCGAAAGATATCAGTAGCAACTTGTTAAATTTCTTTCCTGAAAATGGTTTGCTGTCCACACAGAGGAGAACGACAAAGACCAGCAGAAGTTCCAGCTTCATGTTGGCAGCTCGTATCCGGTAAAGGAAGAACGAGGAAAGGTGGACGTCCTTTTATAACCGGGGTCAGACGGCACATAAAACCTTGCAGTAGAAGCCAGATAAGACCTGCAATTTAGCAATGCTGATTCTGGTCATGTTTTCAAGCTGTTctgtattcagtcagtttaaatGGGTGCTCAGATGGTACAGCAAATATGTGTGCTGAAATCTAGGGATGGAATCTCAGAAATGCTCTTAGCTGgtcaggcatctgcacagacGTGAATGCATGGCTCATGTCTGGTCATTGGGAGATCGACTTgccagtgcgctctcagtaccGGTCCCCAGCTCGGATGAAAACAGGAGGGTTGCATTAGAAAGGGTATCCAGGATTAAAACTGTgagtctggtatgcagacctAGAGAGAAATGTAGTcattttcatcatcatcatcatcatctgttcCGCTTATccattcagggtcgcagtggcaACAGTGCAAGCAAGGAGTCCCAGGCATCTCTCTCCCCTGCCGCTTCTACCAGCTCCTCTGGTGGGATCCCCAGGCATTCCCAGTTGGCCATGCCTGGTATACCTCTAAAGGGAGGCGTCCAGGAGGCATCCTTATCAGATCCCCGAACCACCTCAACTGGCTCCTCTCCACGCGAAGGAGCAGCGGTTCTACTCCGAGCTCCTCCCGTATTGCctcattttaattaagttaattaagttattaattaaatatgcaCATGGTTATGGTTAACTGGTTGCTCCATAGCAGTAGAGGTCCAAGGTTTGATGTTTGCATTCGGCCATTGTAAACAATATCACATGTTCCTCCCATGTCTACATGTGCATCCTGCCGCCTACCTCTGCCaactataataaatacatattttaaaaagatctattaaaaatgcaataCATTGGGCGGTCAGGTGGTGCAGCTTGATATGTCgtgagcacaccagcgctgagattctgatcTCCCAGGTTTGagtcttggctctgctaccggtcgactgggcgccctctagcaggcataattggctaattGGTCTCcagtctgctagggtgggaaatGACCGAATTTAACAGAGGGGTGGGGCTGTGTAAGGAACCTGGTTGCCCAGGGCCACCGCACATAGGTGGAGGAGAggtcggggcgtggctctccgtgtgTGAAGCCGGCCTCACACCAAATCCACCGAGGTGTGGGTGTATCAGAAGGGATCAGTAGACTGAGCACgcatcggagggagtgtgttgGTCAAGTCACACTCTACTtgggcaccactaggggtccccAGAAgcagattgactacgctaaagtgggagaaaaagggagtaaAATAGTGCTGCAGCTTTGTGagaagttttgtatgttcttcatGTATCGTCATTGGTTTGCTCCCACTTCCCAAAACATGCGAAAGGTGGACTAGCTGCTCTAATctaatgtgtgagtgagtgaatgtgaagTGTCTAAATAAACCTCATGATTACAGTATACATAATTCAGTAATgtgatttaactttgtggcctGCTAATCCCTCAATTGTTATGATTGactatagctggtgacttctctgtgcccattttAATAGGTCTGTTTTTAAGAAGTATACGAAACTGTAGTCTGTTGTCAGGTTGGAGCAGAAAACACACCATCGGTTTATGCTAAAGGGAAATTTGTTTGGATAGTTAACTGTAGTCCAGGAACCTTTGGAAAACAGGTTTGCCATGAATTATAAGCTGCTGAAACACTGTTTACAGTAAAGTGAGCTTTATATTTCTGTGAGCTTAGTGGTTGACATCCAAGACAAGCACATTTCTATCTAGGctatttctgtgtgaagtttgaatgttctccccgtgtccacgtaggtttcctccactagtctaaagacatgcagtcaggttaattggagatacaacattgccccatgtgtgtgagtgtgtgtgtgtgagtgtgtttgcacTGTGATGGAGTGGCAACATGTCCAGGctgttttctacctttcacccagtgaattgcacccacccccaccgtgtgtgtgtatgaatgaaatGGTTAAGGACATTAAATACAAGCATTACCAAAAGTAACAACACatactttttgtatttatttttgtgtgatTAATTCATAGGCGTTGGTGTAATTCTTATGAATTTTACTTTTATCTAGAGTTAGTTTCACTTTTAGTATAATCACTGTTAGCATTAGGATTGTTACATAACTCATTTTTAATATCTTACATGATTTTGgttctaaccctaacctaaccctacCTTAACCCTGACCCTAACCTAGCCCTAACCCTACCATTACCCTAATCTAACCCTAACATTAGCCTAACCCAACCCTAAAgtaaccctaacctaatcctaaccttaCCCTATtctaacccaaccctaaccctgcCCAGCCCTACCTAACCCTAACAATAACCCTAACCCTGCCCAGTTTTACCTAACCCTAACAATAACCCTACCTTAGCCCTAACCCTACCCAGCCCTgcctaacccaaccctaacttgaacctaaccctaacccaaatcCTAACCTAACTTAATTGTACCCTAACCTAACCTTATCCTAATCCTATCCCTACTCTAACCCTTACCTAACCttatcctaaccctaacctaattcTACTTTAATCCTACCCTAACCCTACCCTACTCTAACCCTTACCTAACCTTATCCCATCCCTAACCTAATTCTACTTTAATCCtaccctaacctaaccctactctaaccttaaccctaaccttatCCTAACCCAattctaaccctaacctaaccctatcatatccttaaccctaacctaaccctaactctaCCCTAAcctattctaaccctaatctaaCTCTAACTTAACCCTGAACCTAACCCTAATCTAAACATAAACCTAAACCTACCCTAACCATAGCAAAAAAAGCGCATATCGTAGCAGAATGCGGCGCTACAGGTTTTAAATTTTTCCACTCTTTCCAGAAATCTCCAGTTTATTCTCCCCACATGACAAAGCTGCTTGTTTGTACTGACTAACTGAACACGCCTAATTTTCCATCAGGTCAGGTGGAGgagttgttgtttaattgccaCGCGTATTGTGCCATAACGAGCCGCGCTGACACACACTCGACCAATCAGAGTGAAGAAACCGAGAGCACTGGCCAATCCTGGCTAAACAGGGGCGGGATTTTGTAGGAATACGGGTGCGGTAAGGATTAACGCCAGTGTATGCCGTGACTCTCGGGTGACAGTCGAGGATTGAGATAGAAAAGAAAAACGCCGCGATGTTTTTCAACAATCTGGGAAACAATATGCATTTTAAACCCAGTCGCAACAGACTGTACACAACAAGATGCTGCGGATGCTGCCATGTCCGGACGGGAACGATCATTCTTGGTACTTGGTATATggtaagctaagctaagctaactcaAAATGCACTGTATAGCTTCCTAAAAATCAATCGACACAAAACGTGAGGCTGGTTTTTAGAGGTGTATTTTtgtggtttgtttatttaatatatacatCCATAGTGTGAAATAGCTGTTAAACTTAATCAGATGTGTTCACATAAATCGATCGTTAATATTTTTAGCCGTTAGCTTTTAGCCGTAGTTGCTACAGCAACGGTCGGTTGTAAACATCAGCTTTAATAAAGctaaacattaataatgttttgttttcGATATATAACATACCGAAATGATCATAGTTcgaatattttatataaaagcgacatgatttgtttgttttttacatagtTGACTACAGTTGTTTGGATGAGGCCTAACTTGCTATGCTAACAGACGGTGtcataataagaataaataaataaagtgtattttttGCCTTTCAATCaatcagataaataaacaaataaataacattacagACTCTAAATCTTTGTTTTGTACCAAGCAAACCAGAACTGATTCGTGCTGgcttgtttaataatattgaaaATGAGGAAATGTCAGACTTCCAGAAATCAAATAAACGCaatgttgttgtttattattattattagttatattaaaaagtatataaatcatgtatatatatatatatatatgttaccAAGCGGGAAATGTATTAATattctttattaattatttattcgtAATATTATTATGTTGTTTGTTAATGCATCTGCGTAATTTTGTtgtcatatttttttaaatatttcctcTTTTTAGTTCCAATCTATTAATTAAATGACTGAGATAGAGTTAAATTAAAtgcagtttataataataataataataataataataataatgtatctGTACAATAACACAGTATCTGTAGTAGTAGAAATCACATATTAAAAAACATagataaattactttatttatataacaggagtggctcggtgggtagcactgtcgcctcacagcaagaaggtccttggctcgatccccaggtagagtttgcatgttctctccgtctctgtgtgggtttcctacaggagctctggtttcctcccacagtccaaagacgtgcaagtgaggtgaactggagatacaaaattgtccatgactgtttgatattgaatttgagctgatgaatctcgtgtaagcagtaactaccgttcctgtcatgaatgtaaccaaagtgtgtaaaacatgatgttaaaatcctaactagggatgtcccgatcacgtttttttgttcccgattccgatcccgatctttaattttgatcccgatccgataccgattctcaaaccgatacttgtattttctagatattgtctagataagaactggataatattgttcacacagtgcacacttcaactacattacagttattcacattaatccagtgtacatgtttaacaactgaatagctctgcagtgatgtaggaaaaaaaattgcctgcatccaaactattgcttaatgttcttttacaaaataaaagtaaacaaacctagtgcagcattgtagtaaaaatgaagtgagataattacagtttcactttgaactttatattcaaagaacataattctgtttaatgcagtgatacactaaacatgaacaaaaatctccactcacaagtggtgtagcagcttaacttgaatataaaaaaacaaataagttacttaacagcattacagtaaaacctgaataccaaaataaaatggaaaggctcttttgttatgaaggaaagccagttcttgaagtgcttgtattgtgacaatggtttgatggacgggtctatgcaaagtgagtgtgttttgaccctttggggcttccatagtgcatgggatagcgtgctcggctctggctggccgctattcggaacagaataagttaataaagtgttctgctcccgacaatttgtgaatatagcgtgtattttatttctttattaagcgagtgcatctctacgacgctcggttacataactaagccaatcggagagcttgatactgagatgtcgttcagtcttgtaacacgtaaactggtaaaagctgtacgttatggtcctgaagttttcctactgggattaaaagttattgttttgtaaaccggagtgatcctcgactcacacaccatataaacagtgaaattctacagtaatgaacgcagctctgctcccaccgcctcgtgaaacgctcgcattacagacatcacaccgctgttggacagcggacatgctgacataaaacaaaagatcgggttatgatcggcattagtaaagccgatttccgatcagttaaaaatgccttgatcggatcgggacatccctaatcctaataaataaattaataaaacccCACAGTGACAGATTTATCAAAGAGAAAAGGAACCCCAGTTGGGAAACTCTGATTTAGATTATGAAATTATGAAACTGCTCTATAGCtttatataaatttatttattaggattgtaacgtcatgttttacacactgtggttacattcctgacaggacaggtagttactgcttacccaagattcatcagctcacaaattcgatatcaaacacagtcatgaacaattttgtatctccagttcacctcacttgctgcacgtctttggactgtgggaaaaaaccgaaccgccccatctgggaatccaacccaggacctgttAAGGAATTCTGATTTAAATGATGAAACTGTTCTATAGCTTTATATTAGAATTAAAAGTACCTTATATGAAGCTTAAATTCTTTATGGCAGCAGCAGATatttctggtctgcatacctggtTTGTCAGGTATTTTTTGTGTCCTgtcatgtaaataataataataagggatCCTcctttttatccaggcttgggaccagcactgagagcacactgacaaatgCACCTTACAATGAACTGTCTCAACTAAATAAGTTTTTCTGTATTGTTTTGCTTAAAATATTAGATCATATTTAGTCCATATGACTTGTGCACCTCACTTCAGACACCCATTTTCAGCCTCTTCAATTTTTTATTAGTTGCCTTGTGTTTAACTGTACTTATCAAAGTTCTACATGCTATTAAATGATAATATATCTCACGTGTGCAgctttgtgttttgttgtgACCTTGAAGTCGAGCTTTTTTACACAGTGTTGTTATTTTCTCCTCCCATGTGAGAGAGAAAATCCGTTCATTGTCAGCAGAGGCTTTACACACGAGGATAAGCAGTTGCTTGTTAAGGGCTTTTCTTTGTGGACGTCTAACCAACACGTCCATGTTCTGACAGGTTGTGTTGACACAGTACAAAAACTGGAATAATTTCAACTGTGTTAAAGGTAGCTGACTGTTGTCTGTCGTATAACATTCATTTAACACACTAGTTATAATTTCTACACATCGAATTCAGATGTGTAGAGTCACAATAAGGGAGGAAGTGGTCTGACTAGTAAAATGCTGACTAGCCACAGTTCTGTAACTGAGTAAAATCAGGGAACATAAAATAAGAGCTACAAAGATATGTTTATTAAAACTCTGACACTTACAAATACCTGCAATAATTTAAAAGTCTGTCGCATTTGAAAAATCCTGCAGGAACAGTACTGTATTGTTTAACCCAGCCATACATTCCTACACATTTATAGCtatatgttcttttttttttccttaggtTGTGAACCTG
The sequence above is drawn from the Trichomycterus rosablanca isolate fTriRos1 chromosome 9, fTriRos1.hap1, whole genome shotgun sequence genome and encodes:
- the zgc:153896 gene encoding ectonucleotide pyrophosphatase/phosphodiesterase family member 7, coding for MKLELLLVFVVLLCVDSKPFSGKKFNKLLLISFDGFRWDYDEDVHTPNLDMLVQEGVKAKYITPPMITMTSPSHFTTITGRWIEDHGVVHNMMFNSTTLLKLTHKATLKRSKWWDNGALPLWITAQNQGLKTGSYFYPGGGVNYSGQAVDRSLVQVHGDPSDNETEWKEKIDAVMGWFTQEDFDFVTLYYSEPDNVGHKYGPETDERRKIIQQIDRHIGYLKESIRKNKLTDHLNVIITSDHGMTTIKKSPAVKEIKLNEYMNFQNLAHFDILDYGGFGMIRPKKGKVQDVYNALKDAHPNLTVYKREEIPEYFHIAKNSRIQDIVLVGDLGFNLNSRLILYVNKGDHGFHNQEMDMKTIFRAFGPDFRKNFTAEPFDSVSIYPLMCKLLGVDPAPNNGSLSDTDAMLVDGFNPGGHAGRIQTSVNILIVMMFVLFVLM